In Hevea brasiliensis isolate MT/VB/25A 57/8 unplaced genomic scaffold, ASM3005281v1 Scaf101, whole genome shotgun sequence, one genomic interval encodes:
- the LOC131176422 gene encoding uncharacterized protein LOC131176422: protein MEESMHILFDDANTSLQRKDSCDDEFEQILNSKNSNNDELESKEQVEDDQNDKEEELPCSTNIEIQEDSQPNVEELQIEEPQHQDIPQEWRYHRNHSKDDILDSPSQRMMTRAQLRRYFVLSVISA, encoded by the exons atggaagaatcaatgcatatactttttgatgatgctaacacttccttgcaaaggaaagattcttgtgatgatgaatttgagcagattctaaattcaaagaattcgaataatgatgagcttgaatcaaaagaacaagtggaggatgatcaaaatgacaaagaagaagaactcccttgctccacaaatattgaaattcaagaagactcccaaccaaatgtggaagaactacaaattgaggaacctcaacatcaagatattccacaagaatggaggtaccatagaaatcattccaaagatgacattcttgatagtccatcacaaagaatgatgacaagagctcaacttagaagatattttg TTCTCTCTGTCATTTCGGCCTAA